The Chelonoidis abingdonii isolate Lonesome George chromosome 11, CheloAbing_2.0, whole genome shotgun sequence genomic interval GGGCAGCAAGGAGAGAGTTGGGAGAGGCGGCGCATGGGGCGGGTTCTGGTACTGGGTGGGACAGGCCATGGGGACTGGGGTTGGCAGGTGGTGGGAAGAGTGTGGTGGGACTGAAGACCGCTCCAAGCCCTGCCCTGCTAACCCCACAAAGAAACTACATTCCTGCCTGTGAGCTTAGACTCTGGATTCCTGCTGGTCCTGCCTTGGTGTCTGGGCAGCAGCCAGCAAAGGGTTAAGATGAAAAAACCCAAGAGGAAGCGTGGGCTGGATAACTACGACAAAGgttgggtgccaggactcctgggttctatccccagctctgggaggggagtggggtctagtagttagagatgagaggggaggctgggagccagggctcctgggttctaatgatggttttgccattgactccctGTGTAACCTTGCCCAAGCTccgagctggaggaggaggatcctGCCctagctgctggggaggggtgtgtgtgtgtggcttgagCAGGCAGATTGCCCAGTGCTCAGAAAGTGCCAGTGGAGCAGAAAGTCCTTGTCCCCCCACGTTGGACAGGCACATTAGCGGACCCTGGCTGGGAACGGTTCTGCTCGGCTCCTGAGAAGCGCTGCAGAGCAGGCAGTGAGCGGAGGGCTGCAGGTTCCTAaaatgggagggagggtgggtggggggcaggagcaggggaccctTCCCTTGGGCGTCCCTCGTTCTGTTTCTAACCCCAATGGTTTGGTGCAGCCCGACCCGGTCCAAAGGAGAAGTGTGGGGCTGGGCGGGGGTGAGTGGGGAGAGccaggtggggcaggcaggctgtggGGACCATGAGGTTGCCGGCTGGGGATGGGGTTTGTAGGGGTTGGCTGTAGGGTGGCTCAGGTCAGCTGTGCAGGGAGTGAGCAGGTGGGGGGCTTCTGGCAAGGGGGAGGGttgcagtgggagctgtggggcatgGGGGAGCTTCCTGGTACTGGAGGAGGGGGCGAGGGGAGACTGGGAGGCTTAGTTTGGTGATGTTTGCCAGGGTCTTAGCGGGTGGCCTGGGAAAGGGCGGGTCAGAGGGTCATTATAACATCTCTAGGCCATCACAACCATCCCTGCACGGGCCTCAAACTTGGCTCCACCTAGAGTCCTCAGCAGCTGTGAGCAGGGGATGGTCTATGACACATAGGGAAGAAGCTCCGATTCCACCCAGCAGTGGGTGGCACGAGGAGGGGAAGGCAGTCCACCCGGCAGCATCattgagagaagcagagtagTTTATTAGGTCTGTGATGCCAgccgggggtgggagggcagcttTGTATTTCCTTCCCCCGCAGGGCAGTGGGGCCGGGCTCAGAATTGGACATAGGACAAGACCACATCGCCGTTGATTTCCAGTGTGTCAATCTGCTGGAACTCGCGGAAACGGTGGTTGTAGTCGAAGAGCGGCTGCCCATTGGCGAAGACCTTGAAACGTCCGTTCCCGCAGCGGATGGAGAGCTGTTGGGGGAGAGCGGCCATGAGAAGGACCCACCCGGGATAACCGCGAAGGAGCCAATTCCTTATGGGACGAGGCAACATGGCCTAGTGGAGACTGTGCTGCCACAGAATCTCCATTAGTTGCTAACTGTATAGGGGCTATGACACACAGGCATGCAGTTCTGATGCCATCCAGCAGAGGgtgaaaattctctctctcttgatcTCTGCTCTAGAAAAACCtgagcttgagctaaaggagaatccccATTAACTGTTAGCAGTATAGGGCATATGATACACATACAAGCAGTTTGGATTCCATCTAGCAGGGGCAGCAGTACCTATTATGCATACATACCCCTACCTCCCCTTCCTCTTCCAAATGAACCAGGACATAAGTTAACAGAGAATACCCATTAGCTGCTAGCTATACAGGGGCAATGACACACAGACTTGCAGTTCTCATGCCATCCAGCAGAGGGTAGAAGACTGCAtgagtgtgcacacacactgctCCAGAAGACCCTGGGCTTGACCTAAGGGAGAATCCCCACTGGCTGCTAGCGGTATAGGGCGTATGCCACACAGATGAGCAGTTTACTCACATCAAAGTACTGGCCAGGCTGGAAGGGGTTGTGAGGCAGCGCTCGCTCCTCCGCGCCCCACTGCCCGTTCAGGAGGCTGTTCCTGACCACCACCCTCTCGTTCAGGCGAGGGTTAATATGCAGGGCGATATCCCTGGAGTAGCCCATCTTAAAGTTGATGCTGAAGCTGGGGAGGCAGAGAACTGGTGAGGCTggagggggagtgtgtgtgtgggggggaggtcaTCTGTTTTTGAGTGGGGTGTGGCTTTGGGAGAGCGGGGCAGGGCTGGACATACAAGCCTGTAGCCAGATACACAGGGCCATTCCACTTGGCTGGGAGAAGCCTAATCTGTGCTAGAAAGCACGGCCTAAGGGttggagcacagggctgggagccaggactatccccagctgtgggaagggagtgggttctagtggttggagcaggggaggctgggagccgggctcctggcttctctccccagctctgggaggggagtggggtctagtggttagagtggggaaGGCTGGGAGACgggactcctggcttctatcccCAGCTCTATGGTGATTCACCATGAGACCGGGGgtgcggggggaaggggaagtcaCTTCCCCCCctgctggtgcctcagtttcccctgctgaAGACAGTGCCGTGGCTGCATACCTCTTAGCGCCCTGTGGGACGAATCCTTTCACCACCACCGTCTTTTTGGACGTCAGCCCACCTGGGAAGTTAGCCACATAGGGAACTTGCTGCAAGAGAATGGAGACCCCCGGCTAGAACCGTCTTGTCTAGACGCGTCTCCGATGTGTTGCAGGGAGGGGGCTTAGTGGTGCAGTGCTAGGAGGTGCTGCgctccagggagcagggcagaggcgggggtggaggggaggtcCTGCTACCAGCTTCGTTCAGCGTGGCTCTTGGCCACCTGGcacgttccaccccagaggtggctgcactccCGGGCTGGGGGAGGAGTTGCGGGAGAAAGAGCAAGGTGGTTTCACTGCGGGAGCGAAACCCCACGTCTGCTGCGCTTACCGGGTGAAAGGAAGCGGGGCCAGCCATCATCTGTGGGGCAGAGAAATCCAGGAGTTATTAATCTGGCCAGCCGTGGTGTGGCCCAACCCTCCCGCCCTAAGTTCTTGGGGGTGTCTCTGCCCCTCCAGCCCGCAGAACTGGCCGTCACCTGGTGGCTCCTCTCTAGTTTTCCAGGAAATATCTGGCCTTTCCTTAGCTAAAATCCTCTCCTAGCCCTGCAGTTTCCAGTTGGATAcagactccgcttccacctcctGTCTTTAACTGCTGTGTAGAACTGCAGTGCAGCTGTTCAGTGGtagctgcaccccaccccagaggtggtcgCATCTCCGTGCTGGGTGAGGATTCCCTCTATAATCAGCTGCCACCTtccatcccagaagtggctgcatttcagtcatGAGGGACATGATCTCTgtataaacagctgctgtgtcctGCTCCAGTGGCGGCTGCAACGTGGCACTGGGTGACGGATCCCCATACAATCAGCTGCCACGTTCCACCCTAGAGGCGGCTGCATTTCAAGAGTGGATGAGGTGATCTCTGTATAAtaagccgcccccccccccacgccccagaggtgactgcatctcGGTGCTGAGCTTTACAAACAGTGCTCAGGAATACGAGAGTGTTTATCAGGGAATTTCTCCTCCCCGGGCTGCAGTGTACTTACCGGCAGGCTTGCGGCTGGCGGAGGCATATTCGGCGGCATGCCCTGAGAGACACAGACAATataaggggtgtgggggggttacaggggctgaggctgcagggtTGGAATGGCTCTCCTTAGAGAAGCCCGGGCGCGCTGAGGTTGTGGGGCTGATCCAGGGAGGAGTGGGGCCCGGGATCCTGGCTAGAAGGGCCCATGGGGTCTCTGCTCCCCAGGGGAAGTGGCTGCTAAGACAGAGGGAAGGTCCCTGTGActctttgtgggggagggggaaggacccCCTGCAGGACTCCCCCTCCCATGCCCTTTGGGGTCGTCACACTGCAACAGGAAGCCCAGAGAAGCCCGGCTGGCTTGTGGGGTGGCGTGTAGCTGCAGTAATGGACCAGGTGCCCCTGGGTGCCCACCCTGAACTGGCATCTCCCCCAGCCCCGGGCATGTGGGTCTCGTGGGTACTTACATGCATCCCGGGCTGCTGGTAATACATCCCCTGCAGGAAGGAAACAGGTGTGACACTGGGCCCAGAGAAGGGAAAGGTATTGTCaatcccggactcctgggttcgcgccccagctctgggaggggagcaggatctAGTAGTTAGAGCGGGGGagcgggctgggagccaggactcctggcttctagcccagctctgggaagggagtggggtctagtggttagagcgggggggtttggaagccaggactcctggtttctatccccagctctgggaggatagcagtatctagtggttagagcaggatgcctgggttctatccccagccctCCTACCATCCAAGCTCTCAGCTTTCCCCCTGAACCAAGCCATGCGTTGGCAATGTGGCTGCGGGGCCGGCGCTGTGCGTGAGCGTCCCAGTCCCACATCTCCTGCGCCCCCCACGCCCCAGTCACTCACCCCCCCTCCCATGACGTTGAGCGACTGCAGCTCGAGGTCCCCGTCCACGTCGACGACCTGCACGCGCTCCGGTGGGATGCGGTGCCGGAACTCGTAGCAGGGGGCCCCGTTCACCATGATCTGGGGTGGGAGACAGGCAGTGTCAGGATCtggcccccccgccccacccccgtGGAGCAGACAGGGGGTGGCGGGAAATTGGGAGTGAGACCTCCTGGTCCCCCCATGTTAGAGAGCAGATGTTGGGATGTTTGGGAGGGGGGACAATTCCCCCTTTCAAAGCCCCCCACccagatggggggagaggggtgtcacTCCCCTACCCCTTTTCCCAGGCCATTggggagcagcccccagcccccccataTGCCCCCAGCCTCTTGATCCAGTGGGATCCACCCTCCCCATGGGTTTCTCTCCACCCCCCACATTTCCCCTGTCACAGATGGGGGACCCCCAATGACATATTATCCTCTGCCCCCAGTTCAGAATGTGTCCATCCACAGCCCCCCATATCCCTTGTGCTCCCACAGGCCCTCCATACCCCTTGTGGCCTCCACCTGCCCCCTACAGTCCCCTCATATCCCTTGTGCCCCCATCTGCCCCCACAGGCCCCCATATCCCTTGTGGCCCCCCCATATCCCTTGTggcccccacctgccccccacaaccccctcaATATCcctcatgcccctccccccatacccCCCCTACCTGGTAGCTCTCGGGGGTGATGCTGAAGACCATCTCGAAGTGCTGCCCCCTTCGGAAGGGCATCTCATGCttgtactcctccctggcccACTTGCCATGCTGGAAGCTGTTGAAGACGATCTTGTCCCCGCTGTCGAAGCGGGGGTTGAAGTGCAGGGCGATGTCAGCCCCCTTCTCTGAGCCACAGGAGAAATTCACGCGGAACCTGGGGTGCCAGTGGGGGCAGTGAgtgagctgcagggggctgggggagtctggcccatGCCTAGGCTGTGTTGGGGGGGGCGGACGTGGGATCTGGTCCCTTGCTATCAATACCTGCCaggtgtggggaggtgggggggcgtAAAGGGAAGAGCAGGAAAATTGCAGCTGGAAATTCAGAAGGTTTCTAGCTATCTAGCTGCACCCTTGACCCCTCCTGGGTGGACTTGGGGCTGCTGatctgtgtgtcataggccctatactgCGGAAGGGGATTTCGTTCATGGGTGCTGGATAGCAgaggctgcgggtcaggattgagtGGCACCAGCAGAACTGTGGCGGGGGAGCttggggctgggatagcaggggctgtaGGTTGGGAATGAGGGGCTCTGGccgagctgtgtgtggggaggccgGGGCCcaggaatgaggggcactggGTGGCGGGGGCTGAGTTCTTGTTCCTATGAGGGGAGGCGCTCGCTCTCTTGTGAAGGAGGGGCAGTCGCAGCAGGGAGGGGGTCCAGGGACCCCTGCCCAAAGAGGGAATGGGGCAGTGTTGTGACGCGAATGCCCCCAACCAGGGGCCGGTAGCCAGATCTAACTAGCTCGCAGCAGCTCTGAGCAGCAATCGGGCCTGGGGGCGACTTTCTGGAGTTGCCATGACAATGGCTTTGGTCTGGGAGGTGTTATAGCTCTCcctacgcccccccccccatatccCCTGGTGTAGGGGTGTGTCAGGTGTACACGCTCCGCTCCCTGGTGCAGCTCCCCTTTCACCCCGTCCCTCCCCCTGCTCGGCTGGGAGCTCCGGCCCTTTGCCCCACATTCCTCCAGCGCACGCCTGGGGCTCCAGGCTCTGGCGGCaggttcctgtttctctgttttaATCAGCCACAAGCCCAAGGTCGTCACCCTCATTAAACATCCCCCTGTGCTTTATGCCGCGGCCTGGCCAAACTGGCCCCATCTGCTGCCCGAGATCCCCTCCGCTGGGTGACTCTGCACCGTGCTGTGTCCCAAACGCCCGGGCCGTGTGGCTGTTAAAcaccttccaccccagagacggctgcatctcagcaccaggcaaggggtccctgtataaccagcccccgcGCCCCATGAGCCCAGctgtcctgctccctcccccccccccgcccaacgTGTTACCGCTTGGTGTGATGGGGCACCGTGCCCTGGACATAGATGGCCATCCCGGGCCGCAGCCCCCCAGGGATGGGGGTGGCATGAGGGAGGGgctgagagatggagagagagagagagagatgatgctGAGGGAGGAATTGACACTCCCGACCCCGTAGACACACAGTGTGGGTGCCAGCCCCCCGCACTCCCCCTTTAGCAATGCCAAGGGATCCCCTCACTACCCTCCAGCCTCGCCTCCCCCCAAGTTGCTCCCCTGGGGCTGGGATCTGGCCAGAAGCCCTTTGGGAACCAAGCTGGAGCTCTAGGccgcagcaggggctggggaaaCTGATCACTTTGTAGGAGGAGGCTGGTGCTCCTTGACTGGcagcatccccccaccccaaaccaccTGCGAGGGGGGCACACCCTAGCCTGCAACCCCGGCCTTTCCCAAGGCTGATTCTAGTTAGCGTGTGTCTGTACCTCCCTTTGGGATCCTTGGGGAAAGCAGCCGCCAGGGACCGTGCGTTAATTATTAACTGATCCCATCCAcacaggtgagctgggtgggACCGCTCAGGTCTCCGGCTGGGCTGGTATCGCTGGAGCCGAGATACACGCAAGGGATCGGGCAAGTTCCCTACCCCCCTCGACCTGTGCCCCACCCTAACCCCCCTTGCCCCTGGGCCCTTAGCCAGGTGGCTTCCGGAGCGGCTCCCCCAGGTCCAGGGGTAAAAGCCGACTGGCTGGTGGGGACAGGATCCGAGCGGAGCCGGGGTCCGTGGGCAGGCTGCGGGGATCTCTGTGTTTTGGTGAGCTGAGCAGCATTTCCCCGGGggtcgggggtgtgtgtgaggcTAAGACGATCTCACCGCAGCCCCACACTGCAGTTCTTCTGCCCCAGCGTCCTCATCCCCACGGTGGCCGGAATAAACTCCAGCCCCTCAGTTTGTCTTTGCCGTGGCGGCATCGGCTCTCTGGCAGGAACCAACGCCAGCTGCCCATGCCTGCAGGCCGCGCTCTGCCGGCATCTCGGAGTGGGGTGTAAGGTACACATCAGTTTGGGGGATCTTCGCATGGTGTAACTGACCCTCCCCCCGCGAGATGGGGCTGCCAACTAAGCAGAGTGCCAGACGAGGGGTGTCATCCCTGATTGggggagaagaatcaggcccctgcTCGCCACCAGCTGGCCTGGGAACTTTCCAGCGTAGACAGCCAGGCGACCCCGAGGCCCAGCCATGCATTTGGGGGGCGGGGCGGCTGGAGCTAGCCGAAGGGGAGGGCTGTCTTGCTGGATATCGGCAGCCACCGTCCATCCAGGGGCCAGCCGGGTGTAAATCTGCAGCAGCTCTACCAGCTGTGGAGACGCCGCTGGATTTGTGCCGGGTGTAAAGGAGAGCACAGGTCTtcaggtgcccagctcccatGGGTTTCAGAGCAATGCccggggtgtgtgggtgtgtgatgCTTACCGGGTTGTAGAAGGGCTGGTAGCCGGGTGCAGGAACGTAGGACATCGGGGCGCTGGGGGAATCTCTCTGTGCAGCGAATGGGCAGGACGGGGCACAGGGAATAGCGCAGGTGGAGGGCAGGGGGTTTATAGGACTGGACTGGGAGGCGGGGCAGCCATGCCACTCGGCTAGCCTCCGCCCGTCGGCGCGGTAGAGGTGTCACCCCCCTGCCCGGCCACACCCAGCTCAGTGGAAAATCCCCATTGCCAGTGGAAATGGCAAAGCCAAACTGATGATAATCTAGTGGTtgaagctggggagggggagggctgggaggcaggatgcctgggtcctATTCCTAGTCTGGTAGGAGGTGGGGGTACGGTGGGTTAAGGCAAAAGGGGGTGAGAGTCCAGACTCCTGGGGcccatccctggctctgggaggggcgtggggactagtggttaaagcaggatgggggctggaaccaggacgcctgggttctattctggaGTAGCTCACCCCACGACGTGCCTAGAGCAGAGACCCTGTCCAGTGTCATATGCGCTCTATGACCATGGCGCTGGGCCGGCCGGTTTCGCTTCGAGCTCCTGGTGACACCACCTTTGTGGGGGCTGGGCGCTGGGCCCctgcagagtggggtggggattaAATTCACACCCACATCCCGCTCAGGGTGCAGGAAAGGTGAGAGTAATGCTGGGCTGACCGGGACCCACCACGAAAAATACCAAACAGCCCTGTAATGTAGAACTTGCGTTACTGTCAGTGCCTGAAATGTACATCAGCCAGAATcgcagggagtggggtctagtggacGGAGGGCGGGGCGGGCTGGGAGCAGGATTCccgggttctctccccagctctgggaggggagtggggtctagtggttagagcaggggggtgctgagaaccaggactcctgggttctctccccagctctgggaggggagtggggtctagtggatagagtgtgggggggcaggctgggagcaggattcctgggttctctccccagctctgccacaatcCTTGCTCACAGATTTTTCGTTGACCCAACCCCGGGGCTGACAGCTTAGACGCGGGAGGTGGCGCTGGGCAGGACCCTGCTGTCTTCCCCCTTGGCTTAGGGGGTTTCCAACCTTTCAGGCGTGTCCTGgactctccaggaattaaaagatTCACTGTTAATGTCATGTGACCAgccctccaggaatacgtcctgCTAAAATTGGCAGCCCTGCTTTGGGCCGATTCCTTTCCCTCTCCGTGCCCACATTTCTCCTCCAGCGTGAGAGCAGCTGATCCCAGCGTCGGGGGCACTGGCAGCTTAGGAAAGGCAGAAGGCCGGGCACTGGGCAGCATGTCCAGCCGGCGGCGAAGGCCCACCCATCATTGGAGCCAGCACAGGGGTAGCGGGTGACCTGGATTGGATCTGGGGTGCTGGCACAAGGCAGGCGATTTGGgtctgggggagcagaggggacgTGCTGTAGGATacgggggaggagggctgggcgTGTCGCCTCCCTGTGTCCTTTCCCTCAGGAGGTGCAGCTCTCCAAAGAGCCGTGCCCAGATGACAGATGGGTGCTGGCCCGGGGCTGTGTTTGCTGATGAGGGGAGCGTCCCTGCCTGACCGTGGGCGGCTGGCTCAGCGTGGCGGAAAGCAAACAGTGGGCCCCATGGATCAGTGCCTTTGGCCCAGCTGTGCTGGGGGTCAGGGGGGCGtgcagcaggcaggggagggactgTCTTCCTCATTGCTAAGCATTGTGGCTGGGCCCCTCGACTCTGGTGCAGCCGCACCCTGTGCGTGAGGGAGGCTGTGACATCGGTGTTTCAGAGTCTGTGGTTACCAGGAGGCCAGATCCTgtgccctgcctgctcccccacAGAGCCAGTTCCCCGGAGTTGCGCTGGGATGCGCAAGCTCTGCTCAgactggggcaggcagagcacagggctgggggccaggaacCCCAGCTGTCCTGTGCCAGGTCCCTAGGGAGTGATGTTCTTACGGGCATCGGCACTGGTGTTATGGCAGCACCTGGAACCCGCCCTTCCCACAATGGGGGCTTCATTGATCCGGGTgcagcaaagacccagagtgagagGCGGGGGTCAGGTCTGGCGTTACGAGTGTAGTGAATAtgaggtgtattatggtagcaggTGAGAGCCAGGCCCCATTGCGTGTCCAGTCTGAATAATTAGCaatggggaggggaaactgaggcaccaagagatGTCACTTCCCCAAGGCACCAATAGAACTCAGGTGTCCGGACTCCAAGCGCTACTGCCCTGTGGccacttgggggaggaggggagaaaaccaGGGCCCTGGGTCACGTTTAGCCCGTTCACACAGGCTAGCACAGGTCAGCGTCTCTTCCAAGGGCAAGCACTgagccttccccagccccaggagcAGATGGGATGGTGCCGCTAAGCTGCCTCACGCCAGCCCAGGCCTTGCCCGTCCCCGAGGAAGTTCAGCCCCAGGGCGCATGGTGTCACCTTGGAAGGAGGGTGTCCCCCAGGCAGCAAACCCGATGGCCTTTCGTCTTCACTGCTGTTTGCTCAGCCTGTAGGATTGCGCCACGCAGCCCGTTCAGTGGGCCAGAGGACAGGCCAACAGAGGTGGGGCGGTTGGAAGAGCCAGCGCCCCTTGGCTCTGTGCCCCATCCAGAGCTCTCCCAGGAGTTGGGTTTATGGGCCCATTGCTACCCTCCCACTCAATATATGGAGCAATGTTCAAAGCAGAACAGGGCAAGGTAGACAGGTGTGCCCGGGCCCTCGGAAACGGGTGGGGGTAGAAACGACAGCTTAGTGCGCTGGCATCGTCTCTTACCCGCCTCGGCTACATGCGTGAGCGTCGCCACCGAGAACGTTTTCAGCtgcaaaaatgcagatttggcaaccgCGGAATTCAGGTGGGTTTTGCCAGATGGTTCGgggtgaaaaaaaaaccccagccccACAAAACGCCAGTGAATCGCTTTGATTTGCCCTGTTTAAACCAAGCAAACCAGCCCACTCCCCGCACACACtttggaaaggagggggaaaaaaaacgcGCAGTGTTTTTGGTGCCCTGAAATGAAGCTTTTTTAAGCTTTTCAGTGCCGCGAAACATCAAAGCAACCCCAAGGAGAAAACTCAAGAGCTGTGCCAGCTGTGGCCATCACTGTGCATGGGGCCGCCGCCAGCCTGGCTAGCTGGTGGGTGCTGCCGAGGGGATTTCCGCACCACTGGGAGCAAGGGAGGGCTCCGTGCCGACGGGCAGCGGGTGCATCACTCGGTGCTCTCGCTGTACTAGTCACTACAGGGTGTCTCCTAAGGTCTCTGCTGAAAGCCTGGGGCAGATTGTGAAGCACAGCGTCTGCACGATTAGGGGCTGCAGGTCTGGCACTAAAAGGGGCGCATGGACACCTGGCaggcccccttctccctcctagGCGGCTCATGTGCCCATTTCACAACCGTCACCCACTGACAGATGAAACAAAATGCTACTCGGGAGACTTTGGTCCTCGGAAAACACCCAGAACCGCAGGGAGTAAACACCATGAACTTCTGGAGCTATAgctggggaggagcggggggcgggggtgcagcAGTTTCCCCGTTATCCTTCACCCAGGCTGGTAACAGGGTTTGTTTCCTGAAAGGGGGCCACGGCCAGGCTCGGCTGACACTGGTGGAAGGGCCATGCGTGGAGGAGCCAGGGTTAGGATTGTGGCTTCCTGGCTGCTGAAGCTGCTTGTTAAATAAACGTGCCCTTGTTTTCACTACAGCCCCCCCACGGCAGTGCGTGTGTTCAGGGGCACGGCCTTCGACCGTGTAACGAACAagcggtggggaggggagggctgtgaGCAGCCCAGGACTGGGTGCTCTAGGGAGATGATGAGAGGTTGCAAAGTGCCCATCTCTggctggggcgggagggagagaaagagctTGTGTGGcccctgcaggcagggggctgaaccCTGGCAACGACCCACATGGCTCCCTCATGCTAAGGGGATGCATCAAACCCCCTTTCCCCTGTTGGGCTccccacccaccagcccccagCTTTAGCTCTGGGGCCTGAGCCAGCAGCAAGGGGGCAGAGAGCACCTGCTGTATG includes:
- the LGALS4 gene encoding galectin-4, with amino-acid sequence MSYVPAPGYQPFYNPPLPHATPIPGGLRPGMAIYVQGTVPHHTKRFRVNFSCGSEKGADIALHFNPRFDSGDKIVFNSFQHGKWAREEYKHEMPFRRGQHFEMVFSITPESYQIMVNGAPCYEFRHRIPPERVQVVDVDGDLELQSLNVMGGGVSDWGGMYYQQPGMHGMPPNMPPPAASLPMMAGPASFHPQVPYVANFPGGLTSKKTVVVKGFVPQGAKSFSINFKMGYSRDIALHINPRLNERVVVRNSLLNGQWGAEERALPHNPFQPGQYFDLSIRCGNGRFKVFANGQPLFDYNHRFREFQQIDTLEINGDVVLSYVQF